In Candidatus Schekmanbacteria bacterium, the genomic stretch GCTAATGGTAACATGATTAATGAATCGACTGAAAAGTGTCAAGTTTTTAGACACTTTTTCAGAAAAAATAATAACCCATTGATAAATAAATATCTTTTCTGTCTAAAAAACCGACAGTCAAAAAGAAGAATCCGTTTTTTTCAAAAAATTTTAAAAGAAAATAAAGAAATGAAAATCTTTGCCGTTAAAATAACTCTCTGGACAATTTCGAACAAATTATCTATATGTTCAATAAATCTGAAACTAATGAAAGGTGATAGTGATGAAGAAAATGGAATTTACCCCTCAATGGATTGCTTGGGAAATTACAGGCAAATGCGACCTCAACTGCATTCATTGCAGAGCCAAAGCAAGCTTTATTGAAAATCCGAATGAACTCAAAACTGAAGAAATATTCCACACAATGGACAACATCGCCTCCTTTTCAAAACCTGTAATAATACTTACAGGAGGCGAACCTCTTTTGCGCGAGGATGTTTTTGACATCATTGCCTACGGGCGCAAAAAGGGGTTTCGTATGGCAATGTCTCCGAATGGCCATTCCATAACTGAAGAAAAAGCAAAAATGATGAAAGAAGCTGGCATTCAGATGATTTCAATCAGTTTAGATGGAAGCACAAAAGAAGTGCACGACAATTTTAGAAGGCAGGAGGGCTCCTTTGAAGGCACAATGAAGGGTATTGAAACGGCAAAGAAATATGGAATAGATTTTCAAATAAACTCATCATTTTCAAAGCGAAATCAAGATGAAATTCCCAAGATGCTTGAACTTTCAAAGCGGCTTGGCGCCAAAGCATGGTTTATGTTTATGATTGTCCCCACAGGACGCGGAAAAGAGATTATAGATGAATTGATTGACAGCGAAGACTACGAAAAAATACTCAACTGGTTCTATGAAGAGCAAAAGAAGAAAGAAATTTTTATGCGTCCTGTATGCGCTCCCCAATACTTCCGTATAAAGGCACAACGAGCAAAAGCAGATGGCTTGAAAGTGCAAGGGGAAGGCAGAGGATTCCGTGCAGAAAGCAAAGGTTGTCTTGGAGGACAGACATTTGTATTCATTTCAAGAATAGGAGATGTTTCACCTTGCGGATATTTTCCAGCAAAGGCAGGCAATATTCGAGAAGCATCATTCGAAGAAATATGGAAACATTCTAAGCTCTTCAAGGACTTGCGCAATTGGAAGTCCTACAAAGGAAAATGCGGAATATGTGAATATAATCCTGTATGCGGAGGGTGTCGTGCAAGAGCACTTGCGCTAAAAGGGGATTATATGGAAGAAGAACCCTATTGCCCTCATATACCGGCACGAATTAAGGTAGCATAAAAAACATTTCTCTATATCGATTGAAAAGGGGAAGTTGACTGAAACAGAATAGCAAAAAAATTCATTAATGATTAATTGCCATTTCCATCCTTTGCTTTTACATCAGGATAAAGTTTCTTTGCGCATTCAGGACAAAGCCCGTGGCTGAAATCTGCATCGGAATGGTCTCTGATGTAAGATTCTATCTGAGTCCAATATCCACTGTCATCTCTGATTTTTTTACAAGAAGCGCATATAGGAAGCATACCGCTTAATGTTTTGACTTTCTTTAAAGCATCTTGCAGTTCATTTATCAATTTTTCTCGTTCTGCCTCAGCTTCTCTTCGAAGTGAAATATCGTTAAGGAATCCTTCTAAAAAGACAAAATTTCCTTTCTCGTCAAAAACAGGACGGGCATTCAATGAGCCCCAAATTTTTTCCCCATTTTTTTTATAAAGCTCTAATTCGTAATTTGTAACAATGTTTCCCTGCTTCAATAAATTGAAAAGATGTTCGCGCCTTTTGGCATCTACATAAAACAACCCATTCTTATCTGGCTCACTTTCAATTAGCTCTTGTGGAGAATCATAACAAAGAATTTCAGCCATTCGTGCATTTGCGCTAAGGAGTCTGCAATCCGAAGTATTCTGAAATATCCCTTCAGCGGCGTTTTCAATTATAGAGCGATACCTGATTTCACTCTCCTGAAGTTGTTTCAATGTGGTTCGGATATTTTCCATCATAAACTGCAAAGAGTTTCTCAATATCTCCATTTCATCCCCTTTTTCAAGGCTTTGAATATTTTCCTCAAGCTCATCTTTAACAAACTCGCCAACATCTTTTGTCAAACTTTCCACCTTTCTTACCCACAACATTGTAAAGCCAAGCAAAGCTAACACTAACAATATAGCCAAGCTAAGCCTCATCCCCCGATCCTTGCTTAAAAGTCGATCACTGAATTCACGAGCTCTACTCTTTTCAACAAGTATGGCAAGATGAAGATCAACCTCCGCACTTCCATAATCCTCAAAACCCTTTCTGGCTATAATGAATTTGTGAGACAAATCTTCAAGCAGGTCGCCTTTTTTAATTGATTCATTGATATTGGATGCCACAATTCGCGGCGGTGTTCCCGATATCAATACGACAGGAAGATCATCCTCAGCAGTATATGGGAAAACATGTCTCATCCATACGTCATCTATCTTCTTAAGAAGCACAAGATAAATTTTATGAGACTTCATCGTAATATCAACCTTTGCAGCCGATAGAAAA encodes the following:
- a CDS encoding PAS domain S-box protein is translated as MKKFLTRFPLGIKIVVLGVLISTIVWFCLDYIHSHQFRNYAESELSEELGRNLRSSRQKMNEYKSQFYAVNLMLSEEECLASYVDTISDRGSEGTFYQYHKKLPQWLPPQNRWRSVLPNHFFLISYDGRFKEIYTPIGEKLTNEEIESIPYLIPKAIGQVLLTEIAGTPYFLSAAKVDITMKSHKIYLVLLKKIDDVWMRHVFPYTAEDDLPVVLISGTPPRIVASNINESIKKGDLLEDLSHKFIIARKGFEDYGSAEVDLHLAILVEKSRAREFSDRLLSKDRGMRLSLAILLVLALLGFTMLWVRKVESLTKDVGEFVKDELEENIQSLEKGDEMEILRNSLQFMMENIRTTLKQLQESEIRYRSIIENAAEGIFQNTSDCRLLSANARMAEILCYDSPQELIESEPDKNGLFYVDAKRREHLFNLLKQGNIVTNYELELYKKNGEKIWGSLNARPVFDEKGNFVFLEGFLNDISLRREAEAEREKLINELQDALKKVKTLSGMLPICASCKKIRDDSGYWTQIESYIRDHSDADFSHGLCPECAKKLYPDVKAKDGNGN
- a CDS encoding radical SAM protein, whose product is MEFTPQWIAWEITGKCDLNCIHCRAKASFIENPNELKTEEIFHTMDNIASFSKPVIILTGGEPLLREDVFDIIAYGRKKGFRMAMSPNGHSITEEKAKMMKEAGIQMISISLDGSTKEVHDNFRRQEGSFEGTMKGIETAKKYGIDFQINSSFSKRNQDEIPKMLELSKRLGAKAWFMFMIVPTGRGKEIIDELIDSEDYEKILNWFYEEQKKKEIFMRPVCAPQYFRIKAQRAKADGLKVQGEGRGFRAESKGCLGGQTFVFISRIGDVSPCGYFPAKAGNIREASFEEIWKHSKLFKDLRNWKSYKGKCGICEYNPVCGGCRARALALKGDYMEEEPYCPHIPARIKVA